DNA sequence from the Vanrija pseudolonga chromosome 7, complete sequence genome:
CTCTTGGCGTCCATGGTTGTCGAGTTGGGCGTGAACATGCGTGCTGATGAGCGCAAGCCCGCCTCGACGGACGGGTGTCGTCCATCGATGATGGCAATGTCCGTTCTGCTTGTCAGCGCTGCTCGTGCCCAAGACCCACCCCTCGTGGAGCACCGGGCGCTTGTAGTTCAGATCCACGGCAGCCTGGGCGAACCCCGTACTAAGGTCGATCTCGTCCACAAGCTCGGCGTTGTGCTGGATCGCGCTGGCTTGCTCAACTACCAGGGCACGGAGTTGCGACAATGCGCGcgccttctccacctcgagctcctgtCGCGCCTTGTCGATCTTGCCCCCGAGCTTCGACCACTCGGTGTACGCGTACTTCTTGCCGCCAGACCGCGTCTCGCCGACCGTGTGGACCAGACCCGACCGCTCAAGGAGCCCGTACTCGGTCTTCTTGCGCACGTTGACCACGAAGCCATGGACAATGTTGCGCACAAGCATGAGCGTCGGCGCGTTGTACGTTTCACTCATGTCGAGCTCCATCTTCTGGTGCGCGGCTGTGTAACGCGTGAGTCGGCGATGAAGGTCAGTCAGTTCGGGCGAGAAGCTGCGGGTGTGAGCTGACAGACATACGACAGGATCATAGGTCACTCACCCAGGACGGATCCACCATAACGCGCGCATCTCTTCTTCGCGCTTCCgaatctcctcgtcgcgacTGAACCTTGACCTCGGTGTCTTTGGGGGAGCCGCAGTCCCTTCTTCAGTCTCAGTGGCAGAttcctcgctgccctcctctGACATCTGGGCCGATGGGACGCAGGTCTCGTCGATAGCCTTCTCGATCGTCGTGGCGAGGTCACTGAGAGGCGCAAAGtcgtcgatgaggtcgatgagCCGATCCCGCccctcgacctgctcgccatcCTTGCGTTTCTTCCTGCTCTTCGGTTCCAGGTCCACCGCGAGTTGAATCCGCCCAACGAGCCGCTGTATGCTGCGGATCCACAGCGCTACATCCCACACGTCACTCGCGTCTCCGCGGTTCGCGCGGAATCGCTGAATGATGCGCATGATGTCGCCCATGCTGCGGAGTGCGTCGCGGAGGTCGGTCCGCAGGGGTTCGCGATCCACgaacgcggcgacgagcgagagaCGCGAGTTGATGAGCACGAGGGAAGTCGACGGAGCACTGAGCGTGCGCTTGAGGAGGCGGTGCCCAGAGTCTGTCACCGTCCTTGAGATGACCGAGAGGAGCGTGCCACGGACACTgagtggcgacgacgagagacCCAGCGGTGAAGTGGGGCCTGTAGTGACCAGGCCACCTGGCCTCAGCGCATGCCTAATCTCCAGAGCGTGTAGCGTCGCGGCGTCAATCTGCATTTGCGCTAAGGACGACTCGCGGTTGAACTCGTCGGCATTCTCTGGCATCGCCGGCATCgagtcgcgcagcgcgtacTGCAGGTGGTGCCGAAGGATAGCGATGACCTCCCGCTCGAGGTTGATGCCCGACGGCACTGGTACCTGCTCTCCACGCGTGGGGCTTGCGAATGAAACATGCACACCGAGCACCCGTAGCAAGCCCAGCAAGTTGTCGGCTGCCGACGAACCGCTCTTCTCGCCGGAGACCCATGAGTCGCGTAGTCTGGAGTCGAGCACGACTTCGCGCGGGGCGATTCGCGTCATCTCATCCTCGATCTGTGCTGCAGTTGTCTCCTTGATAAAGAAGTCTCCTGTTGAGACATCGGCGTATGCGAGGTGGAGCGGAACGAGGCTGTTGggatcggcgtcggcgtcggcatcaccCTCCACAGCATTCGGCTCAGCCGTCGCCGACTGGTCCAaggtgatggcgaggagatACCGGCTCTCATTACCCCCAAGCCAGCTCTCGTCCACCAGCGTCCCAGGTGTGACGATACGCGCGACCTTCCTCGGGATATCCTTGTCCGCCTTGCCTGGCACCGCGAACgggtccttgtcctcctcgacgaggacaacaGTGTACCCCATGTCCTGGACCAGGAGCTTGAGGTACTTGTCGCGTTGGTGTGTCGGGAAGCCAGCGAAGGGGAATAAACGGCGGTCCTTGTACGTCTTGGACGTGAGTTTGATGCCCAGGATTCTGGAGAGTTGGACGGCGGGTTCGAAGTACGACTGGGTGTGAGCTCCTTTCCCAATACCTAGCTCACCTCGTAGAACTGGCCGACTTGGGTTAAGAGGATACAATCTGGGAAACACTTCCAGTTGGCCCAGACAACACGCGCCAGGCGCGTATCGGGCACCGTACCGGCCTCCACCGCGGCGAGGAAGTCGGTCTCGTCGTACTCGTAAAGCGCATGGCCAGACGGCGCAAGTTCGGCAGCATTGGGCGGTTCCTTGGCTGGAGGGTGAGCTTCCATCGCCAACCTTCCGGTAACCTCACTCTTCGCTGAACTCTTCCTTCCGGGTCGTGCCTCGATGAACGCCTCCAGCGGGCCGACACTGttgccctccttgtccaGCTTGCTCGCCGGGAGGTCGGAAAGCATGACCTTGGACttggagcgcgagcgtgcgccgACACGCGAGCTCGTGGCTGCGTGTCGGAGTAATGGGCACAGGCCTGTAGCATTGCCAGGAGGCCGCCATAGCGCCAGACATTGCTGGGCTATTCGAACGTCATGCCGCCTGGATGATGTAGCCAGGCGGAGGATCATCACCAGAGACGTGCACGGGTGATGTACCTGTGCACGAGTGGTGATGAGCTATTAGAAGTGTCCTGGCTGTCATGTCAGCTGGTACACAGCTCCGTTCAGCTCACCTAATGCCCGTaaacgacgaggaggatgagtAGGAGGAGAAAGTTGAGATCGAGAGGATGGGCGACTTGTTCAGTGATGGACGCGACGACTCTCTCCACCTTCTTCCCCTTCCCCCAAATTCAGGCACGGCCCAGTCATTCAACCCTCCCTCCGTCTTTGTCTCGATGTGGGCGACAAACTACAACCGAGACGACTTTCAACCGTTCTActccccaccccacctcccGGCCTACACCATCCTCACCATCCACGACACCACATCAGCAGCCAatccaccaccacgatgGCCGCAAAGACGGAGCCTCacgcgggctcgtcgtctaCCCCTACCCCCGACAACGTCATCTACCTGCCGGAAAACCACTTCTCTGGCGAGCCGCAGCCAGTGTTCGACTAccactcgctcgacggcaaggaccCCGTGATCTGCATTGACAATGGTGAGCTACACATCTTTCGAGGTGGCAAGCTGACAACGCAGGATCACACGCTTGGCGCGCGGGCTTCTCGACTATGGACACGCCGTACATCGACCGGCCGAACATCGTCTCTCGTTACCGTGACCGCAAGCTTCTGAGGAATACGCTGCTCTTCGGCAAcgatgtcgaggtcgacgccaacTCGCGTTCGAATGGACGGTGCATGTTCGACGGGGATATGCTCATCCACGGTGATCTGATGGTCAGTTGCGATGCCGACATGTTGAACAGGAACTGATGCCCACCAGGAGTCTGCCCTCGACTACACTTTCCTTACCCTCGGCATCGACAGTAGCAGCATCGAGCAGCCCATTGTTATGACTGAGCGGTTAGCGAACCCCATCTTCACGCGAGCTAGTGAGTGCTGTGGTTTACGCGGTGGGGAACATCACTAACTCTTCAGTGACCTCTGAGATCCTGTTCGAGCTCTACGGCGCGCCGGAGGTCTCTTATGGAATCGACTCGCTGTTCGCCTTCTCGCGACACAAGAAGCAGGACGGATTGGCCATTAACCTCGGCCACAACGCGAGCACCATCATTCCTGTGGTTGACGGCAAGGGCATCCTGTCGCGCGCGAAGAGGTGAGCTTGCCTGCGTTCTTGCGCAACAGCTGACACCATCAGGATACCATGGGgaggcgcgcaggcggctgACTTGATGCTCAAGCTCACGCAGCTCAAGTACCCTAGCTTCCCCGTCAAGGTCACAAACTCCCAGGCAACGGTGGGTGCGCCTAGTTTGATAGTGGGCTGACCGACCAGTTCATGTACCGGGAGACTTGTTACTTCTCCTCTGACTACGAGGAGGAGTTGCGGTCCTTGACGGACCCTGTGAAGATGATGGAACAGACCAAGGTCATCCAGTTCCCCTTCAACCAGCCTGTACGTTAGCTTAGAAGATGTGGCCGGAAGCTGACACACTCCAGGAGGTCATTGAAaagaccgaggaggagatcgcTGCCGCATTGGAAAGGAGGCGAGAGCAAGGCAAGAGGTTGCAGGACATGCAAGCCAAGCAGCGAGCAGAGAAGGTACGCGTAGCTGTGCGTGGCATACCACTAACTCCTCAGCTTGCTGCCCAGGTCGCTGAGCTTGAAGAGTACAAGACCATCCTCGGCGAACGCTCAAAGCTGAAGAAGGCCGACTTCATAAAGCGGGTCAGCGAGGTGACGCCGTTTGACACCGAGGCGGAACTCGAGGCATGGGTCAACAAGACAGAGGCTGAGGTTAGACGAAAGCAGCGCCGTGCTGCTGGcgaggagcccgagccgGAGGAGGAGCCATCATTCCCTCTGGTGGATCgccccgacgaggagcttACAGAAGAGGAGATCAAGGACAAGCGTCGCCAGAAGCTGATGAAGGCTGGATGGGAAGCGCGCGTCAAGATCCGTGAGGAGAAGAGGCGGGAGAAGGAGCGATTGGTGGGTACTGCCttcggcagcggcgctgaCAGTCgtaggaggaggagcagcgcaaggaggacgaggagaggacAAACAACCTTGAGTCGTGGGCTGCCCGTCTCAAGGACGAGCAGGACGAGGTTATTGAGCGTATCCGCGAACGCAAAAAGCGGAGAGCACAGCTCGGTGACCGCAAGTCCGCAGCCGCTCAAAACAGGATGAAGTCGATCGCGTCGCTGGCTGCGGACACCAACGGCGGTAAGAAGAGGAAaaagggcgaggaaggtAAGTCGATGCCTGGGATCGACAGCTGACTCTGTCAGAAAAGGATGATGGCTTCGGtcgcgacgactcggactgGGCAGTGTACCGCGAgatcggcggcgaggacgactctgaggccgaggaggacgacctcgcccagctcgagagCATCGAGAGCCGCCTGCTCCAGTATGACCCGACcttcaccgacgacgacacgctcgagggcaaggtgcGCGTCAAGAATGCGCTGCTCAACGCCTTCGTTCGCGGTGGAACGGACGGCCGGTACGACTCCGAGTCGATGGAGCAGAGCTACCAGATCCACCTCAACGTCGAGCGCATTCGTGTGCCTGAGACATGGTTCCAGCCAGCAATGTTTGGTATCGACTCTGCTGGCCTGGGCGaggtcgctggctggctcatGAACGGCTttgaggacgacgtgcgGAAGCGAATCATGCAGGTGCGTGGCTCCTCCTTTTTCATGGATccctcgccgctgacacTCCCCCCAGGCGGTCGTCCTTACAGGAGGCTCGACCAAGCTTCCTAACCTCCTCCCTAGGATGCGCAACACGCTCACACCGGTGCTTCCATTCCGAGAACCGCTCAAGATTCTCGGAGCGGTGGATGGAGGTGACCCCAGGCTTGAGGCATGGCGTGGTATGGCCGAgtgggcgtcgagcgcggagGCCAAAGCGTCCAGGGTCACACGAGCCGAGTATGACGAGTATGGTGGGGAGTGGCTCAAGGAGCATGCTTGGGGCAACGTTGCCATCTAGACGTGATTGCAATGCATCCATCTGTATCATGCATGGAACAGACGACTGCTGGGGAAGGATCGTCATAGAAGCTTTGTTACGTAAATTGGGGCCCCGGGTTGGTGATGACATGTCTCACCCTCTCAACCACAGATTCGCCGCCCAACTCTACTCATCAACATCAACATCAACAAAGCACCAACCACACGACGACAACTACAGCGCTAGACCTATACCTCATAAAAGAGAGAGATACCAGCCTTCGATACGTTGAAGAGAGGCCGGTGGCGACACCGACGAGCTTAGGACCCGCGCTTCCCGAGCACCAGGCGAGCACCAAGGAAGATGGGCAACATCTCCTccatggcgcgcgcgtgagtCGTCTGAGCTGCTGCTACCACTCGTCTGGCATGCGGCCGAAGTCAGCTGGCCGTAATGGGACCGCGCCAAAGCGGATGCACGCAGCCCGAGCCCAACGCCCGAGCTAACGCCCGCAGCTCGACCGCGCTCGACTCGTACGTCTCCGAGCTGGGGACCGACATCTCCTACGACAAGAGGTGAGTTTTGGCCCCATGCCAAGCAAGCCGCGACACTCTCTACTCCACACGGCTGGA
Encoded proteins:
- the arp5 gene encoding Actin-like protein arp5 — translated: MAAKTEPHAGSSSTPTPDNVIYLPENHFSGEPQPVFDYHSLDGKDPVICIDNGSHAWRAGFSTMDTPYIDRPNIVSRYRDRKLLRNTLLFGNDVEVDANSRSNGRCMFDGDMLIHGDLMESALDYTFLTLGIDSSSIEQPIVMTERLANPIFTRAMTSEILFELYGAPEVSYGIDSLFAFSRHKKQDGLAINLGHNASTIIPVVDGKGILSRAKRIPWGGAQAADLMLKLTQLKYPSFPVKVTNSQATFMYRETCYFSSDYEEELRSLTDPVKMMEQTKVIQFPFNQPEVIEKTEEEIAAALERRREQGKRLQDMQAKQRAEKLAAQVAELEEYKTILGERSKLKKADFIKRVSEVTPFDTEAELEAWVNKTEAEVRRKQRRAAGEEPEPEEEPSFPLVDRPDEELTEEEIKDKRRQKLMKAGWEARVKIREEKRREKERLEEEQRKEDEERTNNLESWAARLKDEQDEVIERIRERKKRRAQLGDRKSAAAQNRMKSIASLAADTNGGKKRKKGEEEKDDGFGRDDSDWAVYREIGGEDDSEAEEDDLAQLESIESRLLQYDPTFTDDDTLEGKVRVKNALLNAFVRGGTDGRYDSESMEQSYQIHLNVERIRVPETWFQPAMFGIDSAGLGEVAGWLMNGFEDDVRKRIMQAVVLTGGSTKLPNLLPRMRNTLTPVLPFREPLKILGAVDGGDPRLEAWRGMAEWASSAEAKASRVTRAEYDEYGGEWLKEHAWGNVAI
- the msh1 gene encoding MutS 1; this encodes MILRLATSSRRHDVRIAQQCLALWRPPGNATGLCPLLRHAATSSRVGARSRSKSKVMLSDLPASKLDKEGNSVGPLEAFIEARPGRKSSAKTKEPPNAAELAPSGHALYEYDETDFLAAVEAGTVPDTRLARVVWANWKCFPDCILLTQVGQFYESYFEPAVQLSRILGIKLTSKTYKDRRLFPFAGFPTHQRDKYLKLLVQDMGYTVVLVEEDKDPFAVPGKADKDIPRKVARIVTPGTLVDESWLGGNESRYLLAITLDQSATAEPNAVEGDADADADPNSLVPLHLAYADVSTGDFFIKETTAAQIEDEMTRIAPREVVLDSRLRDSWVSGEKSGSSAADNLLGLLRVLGVHVSFASPTRGEQVPVPSGINLEREVIAILRHHLQYALRDSMPAMPENADEFNRESSLAQMQIDAATLHALEIRHALRPGGLVTTGPTSPLGLSSSPLSVRGTLLSVISRTVTDSGHRLLKRTLSAPSTSLVLINSRLSLVAAFVDREPLRTDLRDALRSMGDIMRIIQRFRANRGDASDVWDVALWIRSIQRLVGRIQLAVDLEPKSRKKRKDGEQVEGRDRLIDLIDDFAPLSDLATTIEKAIDETCVPSAQMSEEGSEESATETEEGTAAPPKTPRSRFSRDEEIRKREEEMRALWWIRPGFSPELTDLHRRLTRYTAAHQKMELDMSETYNAPTLMLVRNIVHGFVVNVRKKTEYGLLERSGLVHTVGETRSGGKKYAYTEWSKLGGKIDKARQELEVEKARALSQLRALVVEQASAIQHNAELVDEIDLSTGFAQAAVDLNYKRPVLHEGTDIAIIDGRHPSVEAGLRSSARMFTPNSTTMDAKSHMHIITGPNQGGKSTLLRQTAVIAILAQAGSFVPADHAEIGIVDRVFSRIGSRDDLFRDRSTFMLEMVETAAILKQATPRSLILMDEIGRGTTLDAGMSIAYATLDYILQHIGCRTLFATHYHELATMLGAPAAIGTHVDTSDAEADGRVRDGVRFFCTDVDEMDGWFSYSYRLRPGVNYDSHAIKAAQLAGMPASFLATAQATLDQLQPKHPAQ